The region ACCATTGAATCACATTTTTAATATGCTTACTTTATTAATGATTTGTAAAGTGATACATTCTTAACTATTCTGTTATGGTGTGATTTGACTTTTCATTTCTCCCCACAGGCATGCAAGGCTTTGTTACTACTGGTCCTGTTTTTCCTAGGAAATATGGCCTTTTTGGGAGCACTACTTGTTGGAATTGCCATGTCATGAAGAGCTGCTGAGCAATGGACAGATGCGCTGTCATGATATTTCTATAATATAGCTCACTTTGACTGTATATTTGAAATTTTATAACGTTATGCTCAGAATCATACCGAAAATAGTTGTGATACCTTGTTTACACTGGATGATAAAACGGTATTTTAAATTGACTTCACCCATAATGTTTAAATTGCATGTATATCATTATTAATACTGTAAGTGACTTATAATAAAGTAATTGTTCAAAATGTGTAATAAACAATTGTGCAAACTATGCATTTCCTATTTATATTCACCAAAGTTACTAGTTAGGCAACGTCCCTCCAACAAGGTGGATGGCAGTATTGAGTCCATAGATTCATTGTGGTGGATGTCTTGCTAGCACCAACGATGAAGTCGAACAAAAGCAAACGGATTCGAATACTTTTTGTTCGAAGCCATTTTGTCAAGGATACGAGTCGTGCGCTGAGGTTGCTTTTGTCCTTTTTATTTGAGCTACTTTGTTAAATAATACTCGTATAAATAGGCACGGCATTACATCGCCGAGATATTTCATCTCCACAAAGTTATCGTCCTAATATCGCATGTCCTCTATTCAGAACCTCCAATCTTTTGGTAAGTTAAAGCGCAAATTCTAGCCAGCGAGAAAGGCTGACGTTAATTGACTGTAGCGTTACTACGTTAGCAAATGTACATTTAGACCATTCTTGACTTGATGGTACAATTTAGCCACGGCTGTTTTGAAAATAAACAGCTTAATGAAATACGATGGCCCGGCTAAATTATTGTAAACTAGTTGTATAGCTAAAAGCTGGCGCTAACGTTGGCTGGCCAACTTCCCATGGCAACTGCTGAACTGTTAGCTACGGTCTGTCATTAACTTACGCGTTAACGTTGGTTAGGGATGTTATCCATGTTTTACGCTTCTATCGTGTTGGGTGTCTAAACGGGGCAAGACGACCAGTCAGTCACCTAGTGAACGTTGAATCCAAGCTAGCTAACCATCTAATAGATTACAGTAGCCAGCCAGGACGAGAGAAAGTGGTATTTCtaggtttttttttatttattttttagctaTTAACAGTGCATATTTGATATGACACCCGTCACCGAATTTAGCCTTGCATGAGTAGCTAAATAAACGCGTAggatctctccccccccccccccccccccttcgctTTTCAGATCCCTTTGCTGATGCAACCAAGGGTGACGACTTACTCCCGGCAGGGACAGAAGATAAAATCCACATAAGGATACAGCAACGAAACGGACGCAAGACCCTAACCACTGTTCAAGGGATCGCGGCCGATTACGACAAGAAGAAGCTTGTGAAGGCCTTCAAGAAGGTGATGATGCGGTCTAGACGTATTcaagttgtattttttttatgtacaAGAATCTTAACTTGCAAGCCCCAGCCTAGTGAAATATTCAACATTAAAGTCTAAGAAAACAAACGAAGCTATATACAC is a window of Oncorhynchus mykiss isolate Arlee chromosome 11, USDA_OmykA_1.1, whole genome shotgun sequence DNA encoding:
- the eif1b gene encoding eukaryotic translation initiation factor 1b, which gives rise to MSSIQNLQSFDPFADATKGDDLLPAGTEDKIHIRIQQRNGRKTLTTVQGIAADYDKKKLVKAFKKKFACNGTVIEHPEYGEVIQLQGDQRKNICQFLMEIGIVREEQLKVHGF